TTCAGTTTCTAATCCTACCGCTCGCCCGTTACTCGGGATACTCGCCGTGCCACGGCCGCTGGCGTTCGAACGCGGCGCTGGCGGCGATGACGTCGTCGTCGGCGTGTCGCTCGCCCGCGATCTGCATCCCGACGGGGAGCCCGTCGACGAAGCCGGCCGGAATCGAGGCCGCGGGATGGCCGGTGAGGTTGTACGGCTGCGTGAGTACCCACCCGCGGTACGGCTCGATGTCGACGCCGTCGATTTCCACGGGCTCCTCGCCGTGTGGGAACGCCGTCGTCCCGAGCGTCGCCGTCACGAGGAGGTCGTACTCCGCGAACAGGTCCGCAAACCCGTCGAGTACCCGCGTCCGGACGACGTCGGCGCGCTTGTACTCCCGCGTCGTCGGCTCGTCGGCGTCCATGATGAGGTCGACCAGATACGGCCGCAGGCGGTCGCGGTCGTCGGCTCGCGGATCGAACCCCTCGTCCTCGAGGTTGTCCAGCAGCGACTGCCACCGAACCGTCGCCATCGTGTAGTAAGCGTCCAGTATCTCCTCGTTGGTGTGGCCCAAATCTGGGTCGACGCGGTCGACGGTCGCGCCGGCGCGCTCGAGCGCCGAGACGGCGTCCTCGAGAACCGCACGCACGTCGGGATCGACGGGATAGACGCCCATGTCCGGACTGTAGGCGATCGTCATCCCGTCGATGGGACGGTTGACTGCATCGCGGTACTCCGTTCGCTTCGGGACCGAGAACGGATCGCGCGGATGGGTGCCCGCCATCACGTCCAGTGAGACCGCGGCGTCTTCGACCGTCCGGGCCATCGGCCCCTTCGTCGAGAACGGCGTGTGACTCGCGAACCCGTTCGGTCGACTGACGTTCGGGATCACTCCCTGCGTGGGCTTCAGCCCGTACACGCCGCAAAAGCTCGCCGGGATCCGAACCGACCCGCCGGCGTCCGAACCCGGCGCGAGCGGCACGAGCCGGTCGCCCAGCGCTGCGCCGGCTCCGCCGGAGGAGCCCCCGGAGACGCGATCGGGATCGAACGGCGTCCCCGTCGGCCCGGCGACGCGGTTGTCGGTCGTCGTGCCGAGCCCGAACTCCGGCGTGTTCGTCTTCCCGACGACGATGGCACCCGCCGCCTTCAGCCGGGCGACGAACGGCGAGTCGGACTCGGCGACGCGGTCCTCGAAGAGCAGCGAGCCCGACGTCGTTCGGACGCCCGCCACGTCGTCGAGGTCCTTGATCGCGACGGGGACGCCGTGCAGCGGCCCGAGCACCTCGCCGTCCGCGATCGCGCGCTCGGCCTCCGCGGCCATCTCGCGGGCCAAGTCGTCCGTGACGGTGACGAACGCGTTCGTTCGCTCGTTTCGTTCGTGAATGCGCTCGAGGACGGCGTCGACGACCTCGGTCGGCGAGTACTCGCCGTCGCGGATCGCCCTCGCGAGGCCGGCAGCGGTCGTGTGTGTCGGTGATGCGACCATCGACGATCAGTCCGTGACCCCCATCGACTTCGCGATCGTGTTGAGCTGGATCTCGTCGGTCCCCTCGACGATCCGCAGGATACGCGCCTGGTGGACGATATCCATATACGGATTCTCCTCGGCCAGTCCGTTGGCCCCGTGGACCTGGACGGCCGCGTCGGCGACCTCCCACAGCACGTTCGTCGCGAACCACTTCAGTATCGAGGAGTCCATCACCGTCCGCTCGCCTTCGGCCATCTTCCAGGCGAGTTTGAGCCCCGCCGCGTCCGCGGCGTAGGTCTTCGCCCGCCCCTCCGCGAGCTTGGTCGAGACCTGCTGGAAGTTCCCGATCGATCGCCCGAACGCCTCGCGCTCGGTGACGTACTCGGTCGCGTCCTCGAGCAGGAACTCTGCGTACCCGACGGCTTCGGCCCCTAACTCGAGGCGCCCCAGCGAGAGGAACTCCATCGCGGCGTAGAACGCCTCGTCGACCTCGCCGAGCACGCGATCGTCGGGAACCCGGACGTCGTCCAGTATAATTTCGGCCTGCGACCCCTCGGCACCCACGGCGTTGTTGTACGACCCCAGTTCGTACTCGTCGCGCTCGACGATGAAGCACGTGATGCCGCCGTAGCGGCCGGCCTCCTCCTGTGGGGTCGTCCGGGCGAACAACTGGACGAAGTCGGCGTAGGGCGCGTTGGTGATCCACTGTTTGCGCCCGTTGATGACCCACTCGTCGCCGTCCCTCTCCGCCGTCGTCTCCATGTTCGGCGAGTCCGACCCGTAGCCCGGCTCGGTCTGGGCGAACGCCGTCGACTTCTCGGCCCGCACGGTCGGCTCGAGGTAGCGTTCTACCTGCTCGCCCTCGGCCTGCAACAGGAGCGGCTTCGGCCCCTCCGGCCCGGCGAGGGCGTAGCGCTCGAGCCCGCCGCCGTGGGATGCGAGGTGTTTCTTCGCTCGGTACCAGGTGACCGGCGAGACGCCCTCGCCGCCCGCCACTTCGGGCAGGTTCATCGCGTAGAAGCCGCCCTCCGCCGATCGCCGCCGGATCTCCTCGCGGGCCTCGAGCACCTCGTCGGTCCAGCGCCCGTTCTCGTGGTGGCCCTTCCTGGGATTCGTGTAGACGTCTCCCAGTTCCTCGACGATCGGGTCGACCTCGCGCTCGATGAACTCGTCCAGACTGTCGAGGATCAGTTCGGTCTCCTCGTCGGTGTCGAAACTCACGCCGCCTGTCGTGTTTGCTACCATAGTGAAATCTGTCTATCGCCGGAACCGCTCACTGCTGGGGCGCCGGTTCGTCGTCTTCGGCCTCGAGGACCACGTCGAACTGGTCGCGAAGCGTCTTCTTGTCGAACTTTCCGGTCGACGTCTTCGGTATCTCGTCGACGAACTCGTAGACGTCCGGCAGCCACCACGAGGGGAACGTCTCCGCGAGGTGGGCCTCGAGGTCGTCTGCGTCGATCGTCGCCCCGTCTCGCGGCACCACGACCGCCATCGGCCGCTCCTGCCAGCGCTCGTGCTCGACCGCGATGACGGTGGCCTCGGTGACGTCCTCGTGGCCGATCAATTCGTTCTCGAGTTGCACCGACGAGATCCACTCGCCCCCGGACTTGATGACGTCCTTGTCGCGGTCGACGACGTCGACGTAGCCCAGTTCGTCCCGCGTGGCGATGTCGCCGGTCCGCAGGAATCCGTCGTCGGTAAAGGCCTGCTCGTTCTCCTCGGGCCGGTCGTGATAGCCGTCGGTCACCCAGGGACTGCGGACCTGCAACTCGCCCATCGTCTCCCCGTCGGCGGGAATTTCCTCGCCGTCGTCGTCCACGATACGGGTCTGCATCCCCGGAACGGGCAACCCTGCCTTGGTCCGGTACTCGTATTGTTCGTCGCTCGGGAGGTCCGCGGCCTCCTTGCGAAGCGTGCTGAGCGTCCCCAGCGGCGAGGTCTCGGTCATTCCCCAGCCCTGGATGATCGGCGCGTCGTACTCCTCGTCGTAGCGGCGAATGAGCGACTCGGGCGGCGCGGAGCCGCCGACCGTCAGCCGGTCGATGTTCGAGATGTCGACCTCGGGGTTCTCGTCTAAGAACTCGGCCATCTCGAGCCAGATCGTCGGCACCGCCGCTGAGAACGTCACGTCCTCCTCGGCGATGAGGCGCGCGATCGACTCCGGATCGGTGTGGACCGACGGGAAGACCTGCTTGGCCCCGACGAACGTCGCGGCGTAGGGGATCCCCCAGCCGTTCGCGTGGAACATCGGCACGACCGGCAGGACGACGTCGCTCTCCCCGACACCGTTGGCGTCCGTGTGGCCGCACATGATGCTGTGCAAGTACATCGCCCGGTGCGAGTAGGACACACCCTTGGGAAGCCCCGTCGTCCCCGACGTGTGGCACATGCCGTACTCCGCGTCCTCGTCGATGTCGGGCCAGTCGTACTCCGCGGGCTGGTCCTCGAGCAGGGACTCGTAGTCCGTGACCGGCTCGAGACTCGTGTCCGGGACCTCGTCGTC
This portion of the Natrinema salinisoli genome encodes:
- a CDS encoding amidase, whose protein sequence is MVASPTHTTAAGLARAIRDGEYSPTEVVDAVLERIHERNERTNAFVTVTDDLAREMAAEAERAIADGEVLGPLHGVPVAIKDLDDVAGVRTTSGSLLFEDRVAESDSPFVARLKAAGAIVVGKTNTPEFGLGTTTDNRVAGPTGTPFDPDRVSGGSSGGAGAALGDRLVPLAPGSDAGGSVRIPASFCGVYGLKPTQGVIPNVSRPNGFASHTPFSTKGPMARTVEDAAVSLDVMAGTHPRDPFSVPKRTEYRDAVNRPIDGMTIAYSPDMGVYPVDPDVRAVLEDAVSALERAGATVDRVDPDLGHTNEEILDAYYTMATVRWQSLLDNLEDEGFDPRADDRDRLRPYLVDLIMDADEPTTREYKRADVVRTRVLDGFADLFAEYDLLVTATLGTTAFPHGEEPVEIDGVDIEPYRGWVLTQPYNLTGHPAASIPAGFVDGLPVGMQIAGERHADDDVIAASAAFERQRPWHGEYPE
- a CDS encoding acyl-CoA dehydrogenase family protein — encoded protein: MVANTTGGVSFDTDEETELILDSLDEFIEREVDPIVEELGDVYTNPRKGHHENGRWTDEVLEAREEIRRRSAEGGFYAMNLPEVAGGEGVSPVTWYRAKKHLASHGGGLERYALAGPEGPKPLLLQAEGEQVERYLEPTVRAEKSTAFAQTEPGYGSDSPNMETTAERDGDEWVINGRKQWITNAPYADFVQLFARTTPQEEAGRYGGITCFIVERDEYELGSYNNAVGAEGSQAEIILDDVRVPDDRVLGEVDEAFYAAMEFLSLGRLELGAEAVGYAEFLLEDATEYVTEREAFGRSIGNFQQVSTKLAEGRAKTYAADAAGLKLAWKMAEGERTVMDSSILKWFATNVLWEVADAAVQVHGANGLAEENPYMDIVHQARILRIVEGTDEIQLNTIAKSMGVTD
- a CDS encoding long-chain fatty acid--CoA ligase, translated to MSVELTLDKLLERAIDLFPDRELVTKLPDGSTHRYTYADAGERINKLAHALDDLGLEAGERVGVVATNHYRHFELYFGPACSGRSIHMCNMRLPDHHFVHTIDDAEDRVIFVDPGLIEKVEANADELETVEQYVVLDDEVPDTSLEPVTDYESLLEDQPAEYDWPDIDEDAEYGMCHTSGTTGLPKGVSYSHRAMYLHSIMCGHTDANGVGESDVVLPVVPMFHANGWGIPYAATFVGAKQVFPSVHTDPESIARLIAEEDVTFSAAVPTIWLEMAEFLDENPEVDISNIDRLTVGGSAPPESLIRRYDEEYDAPIIQGWGMTETSPLGTLSTLRKEAADLPSDEQYEYRTKAGLPVPGMQTRIVDDDGEEIPADGETMGELQVRSPWVTDGYHDRPEENEQAFTDDGFLRTGDIATRDELGYVDVVDRDKDVIKSGGEWISSVQLENELIGHEDVTEATVIAVEHERWQERPMAVVVPRDGATIDADDLEAHLAETFPSWWLPDVYEFVDEIPKTSTGKFDKKTLRDQFDVVLEAEDDEPAPQQ